Part of the Planctomycetota bacterium genome is shown below.
CACCTCGACGTCCGCAACCAACACGACAAGACGGTCCTCGTCTGCGACCACCTGCTCCTCGTCCGAAAACGCGGACAAGCAGCCACGTGATGACGGCGTAACGAAAAACCGCAGCAGTGACACTGCTGCGGCTCATCGACGGACGTCCCAAATGGAGGCGGGGAGAATCGAACTCCCGTGCAATCGGCCCTGACGGTGCTGCAAACCTGTTTTCCACACCGACCCGAAGCAGAATCCGAAGCACGCGATGCACCGACGGCCGAGCGCGACCAGGACCTGGCGGAACTGCTCACGGCGTGGCCGATGCTGCCGAAAGCGGCGCGGCTCGACGTGCTGGGAATAGTCCGTGAGGCCGTTCAAATCTTCAGCGACAGCGACGAGCCTCATGGCGGACGGCTGGCGGCACTGTCGCCGGAGCCCTCGACGTCCGATCGGCCCTGACGCGTCGTGAGGCTGGAAACCGCGCCGCGAAAAAGCGCCAATCCGGGCTCGGGAATGTGAGACAGGGTGGTTCGGTGTTCAGCCTTGAGGCCGAAAAGTTGCCGAGGGGTATCCCCTCCTGGTGTGGTGCCGACTGCCGCGCCGTTACCTAAAGGCGTTGGACGCGGAGGTGAAGAACCTCACGAGCTGATCAACCTGAGCTGCGAGACCAGCGCGAGCACGCTCGACACAATCGACCCCTGAACGAACTCACCCATGGCCCTCACCGTTGCCGACCAACCACTCACCGACGAAGTCACCCGGGCCCGGACGGGGCTAACCGCTCGCCGGGTGCTCGTCGTCAAGAGCGACGACGGGTCCGAGGTCACTTCCGCCGCCGCTATCGGTGCCACGGGCATCCCCAGCATCGGAGCTGCTCACCCCGACCTGCCCCAGCTGAGCGTCGACAGCATCACCGCCAATCGAGCCGACGGCCCGACGCTTCGCCTCGTCGACATCGCGTACACGACGCTCGACTACGCCACGCCCGACAATCCGCTCGAGTGGGACGACGTCATCACGTGGAGCTTTCAGGAGACGACCGAGAGCTACTTCCTGGACAAGAGCGACCCGCCGAAGCCAGCTGTGAACTCAGCCGGTCAGCGATTCGCCGAGCTGCCGATCCGCGAGGCGACCAACATCATCGCCACCATCCGCCGCAACGTCGCCAGCTTCGATTTCGACCAAGCCCTGCAGTATCGAGATGCCATCAATAGCGACACGTTCACGGTCGACGGTGTGTTGATCACCGAGCGTCAGGCCAAGCTGCAGATCACGGGCGTGAGCGAGGTGAAGAACCTGAACGGCACCAGCTATCGCGAAATCACCATCCAGCTGAAGTTCCGCGACGACTGGAGAGACAACATCGCCGACCGCGGGACGGAGCAACTCAACGACAGCACACGCATCCCAATCTTCGCCGGCGACGCGGCAGTGCCTGTCGTGGACGACTGGCCCCTCGACGGTAGCGGAGTCGCCAAGCCGAACAGCACCGATGTTCCCGCGACGCTGGAGTTCAAGGCATACCCCGAGCTGGCATTCGCGCCCTTGAACTTCACGTGATGCCCGGCACGTTCTACGAGCAGTCGGCCAGACACATCAGCAGCGTCTTGCGTCGCTTCGGGCGTCCGCTCAAGAACCGGTTTCGCGTCGCCCCTCCCGGACGAAGATCTCGAGAACGCGAACTCGCTCCACGTGCTCGCGAGGCACGTCGCCCAGCCACCGTCTTCACGATCCCCGTCTGACGACGGCAGCGCTTTACCCTTGGCCGTGTCGGGACTCGCTCACTACTTCGATCGGCAACACTTCGACGCGTTGCTGGGCGACCTGGACGCCAACCGCGACGAGGTCGGGCGGATGATTCAACGGCTCTGTGAGGGCGTCGCCAAGCGCTACTGGATCGGCCGCAACCCGGACGACGAGGACGAGGCCGTTCAGTCCGCCGCGCTTCGATGCTGGCACGCGGTGCAACGCGGGAAGATCATCGAGGGCCGAAACAGCTTCGCCTACCTGACGACGGTCGCCGTCAACGCGATGAAGCGGTTCGGCGGCAACCTCTCGCGCGAGCGGCCGCCAATGCTGGCAACGCTGAGCCGGCTACACGACGAAGTCGCCGCCGTCCGGCCGGGGACGTTCCGGCGCGACCAGTCGCCAGCGGCGGGCAAGCTGCAGCGTGCGGCGTGACGCGCGGCCGCGGGTCCCTTTGACGGCTGCGTGATGTGCGGGTGGGCAGCGGGGCAGAAGTTTCACGGAAGCGACGGGCGGGATGAACTTCCACCGCCAGGCGCTGAATGTCCCGCAGATCGGGCTCGCCGGTCGGAGCTGGATCACCTTCACGAATCGTCGTCATCCTCGAAGTCGTCGAGTTCGATGTGCCCCATCTTGGACGACATGTCGTCGGCCCACTGCTGGATCGCGCCAAAGCCGAAGAGCAGGCGGCGGCCGACGTAGAAGTGCGGGATTTTCCTCAGCTTCACGAGCTTTCGCAGCGTCGACGGCTTGATGCCGGTGAACGCGACCATGCTGCGGGTGTCGAGGATGAGCGGGCGGCTGGCGGGCGTGTCTTGCGGCGTAGGCGGCTCGTCGTCTGACGGCTTACGTGGCGGCGGCGAATTGCCGGGCTGGTTGAGCCACTCGCGGAGCGCGTCGACCGGGATGATGTAGAGACGGCCGCGGCGGCGATGCCGGAGCGTTCCGTCCTGAAGTGCGGCCTGGATGACATCGCGGCCGACCCCGCACATCCCAGCGGCCTCCTCGACGTTGACGGCGAGCCGCGGCAGCGGCGCGATCGGCGAGCCGACTTTGCCGAGCCACTCAGGCTTGCGGGTCGTGGTCATCGCTTCAAGCGGTCTCGGTTGGCTGGTCGTCGTCGTCGGCTGCCGCCAAGTGCTCCAGCGCGGCCTCGACGTGCCATTGAGGTCCGCACTCGACGGCTGAATCTTGGCGAATGCGGAAGATCCACGCGTCAACCTCGACCCGACTCCACAGCGACCGCCTATGCCGCCGCCGGTCGCTTTCGTCCCCGGGACCCCTCGGGGATGGCACGTTGAGCGGACGCGGGAACGGTGGGTTCAGATCGGGGAGACTCAGGTACCGGTAGATCGTCGACCTGCTGACGTTGCCCAGCTTCTCACGCAGCTGCTTGATTGTGAGCAGCTGGTCATTCGGCGGCTGGGCCGGCACGGAGGATCGTTTTCGCCTAGCGGGCATTGGACTTCTCTTGACTGGCCTCGTCGTCGATGAGCAGCTCGCGGGCGGTCGTTCCGAGGGCCGCGGCGATGCGTTCGAGCGTCGAGACACGAACGTCGGCGTTGCGGCCCGACTCGATCGCGTACCACGCCTGTCGTCCGCTGAGACGAGCACGTTCGGCGGCTTCCGCCATCGTAAGACCGGCATCCGCCCGCAGCTGTTTCAGCTTGTCCAAGTCGAGGGGCACGCTGGTAGTCATCGGCTCATCCATCACCGGCACTGTAGCAAACGACATTGACGAGTAATGAAGTTTCGCTACGGTCGTGCCATTGTCCCCGGCATCGTGTCGGGGCAGAAACAGAACCGGGCCGCCCGACGCATCGCCGTGAGAAGCAACGCCGGGCGACCCAGAACGCACGAACATCATGCACTACGACCCCATCGCTGGCAACGTCCCGGCATCGTCCACGCCCGCCGCCAAGAAGATCGACCCGCGCCTGCCGCGACGCGGCGACTTCATCCTGGACCCGGATCATTCCGGCGAAGCCGGCATCGTCTGCCACGTCGAGGGCCGCACGATCCTCTACGACGACAAACGCGAAGACGTCGCGGGAGACTTGTGCCACACGGCCGTCGTGGGCGAGGCCCAGGTGCTGGCGCGCCCGCCGGCCTGCCTGGACCTGCTGGATTCGCGGGACATGAGCGACGCGGCCATGCGGGCCGAGGTGCTCGTCGGTGCGGCCTCGACGACGCTGCGGGCGATGATGGACTGCGAGAGCGCGATCAAGGCGACGGGCAAGTTCGGCCCGATCCCGGCGGGCTCGAGACTGATCCTCGACGAGGTGACGGCGACGCTTCGGATGCAGGCCCTGCGGATGCTGGCGGCTGCGGGATACGAGCTGTTCGACGCCGAGCCGGCGGCGTGAGGTTGTCGCGGGCGGCGCGGGCCGCGCTGCGGACGGCTGGTGGTGGCGGTAAGCTAGTACTGGGCAGGCGGGTCGCTCCCGTCGCACGTCTCGTCTCGGCCGGTCGGTTCATCCTCCCGATCCGGTCGAGGCGGACGGCCCGGCTTTCGAGGATGATCGATGAGTGATGAACGAAGTGCAGCAGGGTCCGAATTCGCGAGGGTTCTTCACGACTGCGACCTGCTCGCGAGAGCGCTCGACGGCTGGGACATGGCGGATCATCCGCGCCCACCGCTGAGCGATTGGTTCGGCGCGAACATGCCAAATGCTGAGGCCGGTGTAGCCGCGCGATTCCTGACGGCTTGGGCGGGGGTCGAGCGACCGCTGCCGAACATCAATGATGAACGGCGACGAGAGATTCGTGATGCGATCGGGCTCATCGCCGACGCCGCGGAAACCGAAGTGTTGTCGGGCGTTCCAGATTCTGTTGAGCACGCGATGATGACGGGCCGATACCCGCGTCACGGGCATGTGCAGAAAGCACTTGCTGCGATTGCTGAATTGCGGCGTGCATCAATTGAGCTGCAAGCGTCTGGCGACGTCGAATTTCGGCACATGTCTCACGATTCGATTGCCCTGCTGGCACGCGATGCCGCGCGTGGATACCCGGGATTGGAGCATGACGGCGGACGTGATCTTCGAGCACTTCACACGCTCGAAGAGACAGCCGAGGGTCGCCAGCCGGGCGTGAAGTTGCGGGCGGTCTACAGATCGCTCCGGCGTCGGGCGCTTGCGTTCAACGACGTGTTCCCGGAGGTGACTCAGGACTTGCCGCTTCGGGAAGACACACAGTCGGGCATTGATGAGATCGCGGCGTGGGCAGCGGCGGCGGCGGAAACCGTTCGGAAGTCTCGACCTGACTCGTCCCGCATGTCGCCGGACGTTACGAGTGAAGAGACTCACGGCAGCACCAGCGATGCCGACTACTCGACAAGCGGTGCATTCACAACTCCGGCCGACACTCTTCTCAAAGCCGCACGCGCTCAGCACATTCGACACCGTCAGCCTGGGGGCCGTGGGACGCGTCTGGAGTACCACCGTGATGACGTTGTGGAGCGATGGGGTGCAAAAGCCCTCCGATCAGAGACCGTGGGAACGCGGAAAAGGCGGAACGACGATGTTGCCGATCGGGCGGAAAAGGCGGAATCATCGGGGAAAAGGCGGAACGTTTCGTAAGGCGGGGTGGCGAGCGTTGACGGCCCGGGCACTGATTGATGCGTGCCCAGCAAAGCCGCTTCGCCCAACCGATGTTCGACGTCGCCGCCGGTCGAACTGCTGACGCCGTCCGAGACTGATCTGCTGCTTCGCTTGCCGCGCGGCCGCAGCGTCAAGCTCGCCCGCCAGGGACAGCTCCCGCACTACAGGCTGCCGGATGACGAGTACCGGTTCCCCGCCGACCTGCTCGACAGACTCAACGACAACGCCCCTTCACCTGGTGCGAGCAAAGCGCGTGACGGCGTGCTCATGCGGATCGTGCCCGCAGACGACGGCTCGTCGCAGGGACGGCACGATGCCGCGTAACCCGTACGCGAGCAATTCTTCGCCGCTGCGGGCCGCGCCTGCCGCAGCAGTCTCGAGGCCGTCGGTCGACACCGACGAGTCGAGACGCGTCCCGCCGATCGCGCTCGATCAGCGCGAGGCCTGCCGGGCGATCGGTGTCAGCGACGCGACGCTCCGCGACATGATCCGACGCGGCGTCGTGCCGGCCGTGCAGGTCGGCCGTCGGTGGCTCATCCCGATCGCCGCCCTCACACGACGGCTCGGCGAGCTGGCGGAGGCCGAGGCGGATGCGCGACGCCGGCAGGCGACGGACGACAACCCGGCCGCACCGCGCGGCTCGATCTGCCTGGACGACCCCGACCACGACGACACCGAATCCCGACCGCCGGCACGACTCGTCGGATGAAAGAAGCCCGGCCGCCTGAGGCGGCGGCCGGACCCCGAATCTTCACTGCCCCGGCGTCCTGACGCGAATTCGGCAACCGGGGCCGAGCGACGCAGAGATGATACACGAACCACCCGCCAGACCGCCAACACGTTTCGACGCCGACGAGGCCCTCGTCGCCCAGCTCCGCCGCCGACTGCTGCGCGAGCAAGCCGAGGATCTTCGCGGCAATGACGCGACCGGCACGGCCGACCGGCCTGGAGCCCTGCCGGCACCCGTGATGCGTCGGGCCGACGAGCTGCTCGATCGGCTTCGGCGAGTCGCACCGTCCCGCCTCGTCGTCGCCGGCCACGATGCCGACGCCGCCCTGCTGCTCGACGAGCGTGGCGTCGCCGAGGTGGAGCCGCACTACCGGGCCGGGCTGTTGACGTTGCGGCTGACGACGGGAGGTGCCCTTTGACGCACGACCCGCACTACCAGCTCGCCGCCCGACTCGACGAGCATCGTGACGCCTTGCTCGGGCTGCTCATCGCCTTCCCGGTGAACGCGCCGCCTGCCGCACTTGCCGCGGGCTTTGGCGTATCCGACGTCGCCGGCGAGTTCGATGACGATCGGCGGACCATCCTGCGGTCGATCGACGACGTGCTCGACACGATCGGCGACAAGCTCGACCGCTACACCGCCGGAGACGCCATGCGGTGGATCATCGCCGTTGCCGCCGTCCGACTCGACGGGCCGTGCCCTTCTGGCGAGTTCCTGCCATCGGTGAACCGACTGCTGGGATGCGTCCGACGCGCGTGGGACCTCACGGGCGAGTTTCGGCCGGATCGCAAGGTGTCCGTCGTCGAGGCCGTGGCGCGGCAGCTCGATTCGATCCGACGTCTTCGCCAGACGCAACGGCAAGTCGGGCTCGACCTGGAGCGTGCCCGCCGTGCTCGCCTCGACGCCGCACGTGTCGCCGCCGACGCCACTCGCCAGCTGGAGGCCGCATGAGCAAGCGAAAGCGACTCGACTCGACGACCGACGCTGCGGTGCCAGCCCTTCAAGCCGACAGCGAACTGGCAACGGACGCATTCGCGGACATCGAGCCCGAGCAGATCGATTGGCTGTGGGAAGGCAAGATCGCGCGGGGCAAGCTGACCGCGCTCGTCTCGCGACCCGGCATAGGCAAGTCGATGCTCACGTGCGACCTGGCCGCCCGCGTCAGTTCCGGCGAAGTGATGCCCGACGGCACACCCGGCGTACTCGGCGGTGCTCACGTGCTGCTCGCCAACGCCGAAGACGGCGCGGGCGACACAATTCGGCCACGTCTCGATGCTGCGGGTGCGGACGTCGGACGCGTGCACCTGCTTCGCGGCGTCGTCAAGCCTGACGGGACGGAAGCGTTCTTCACCTTCGAGGATGCGCCCGTGCTGCAACGTGCCTTGCAGCGACACCGGGACGAGCAACGCGACATCGCCCTGATCGTCATCGACCCGGTCGGCAGCTACCTCAACGGCAAGGGCGACTCGCACCGCGACAACGACGTGCGGAAAGACCTCGGCCCACTGGTCAAGATGGCGCAGGACTTCAACGTCGCGGTCGTCCTCGTCATGCACACCCGTAAGGCCGTCGGCCGAATTGCCGACGACATGGTGCTCGGCTCCCGCGCGTTCACGGGCATCTGCCGGCAGGTCTGGCACCTGAGCAAGAACAAGGACGATCCGACCCGGCGTTTGCTGTTGCCGGGCAAGTCGAACATCGCCGCGGTCGCGACCGGCATGAGCTTCGGCTTCTGGGGCGAGGGTCAGAAGACGTGCATCGCGTGGGACCGCGACCCGATCCACATGACCGCCGACGACGCGGCGAGCGCAGAAGTCGACGCCGCCAACCGCAGCGGCGAGGCCGATGAGGATCGACGCACCGCGCGTGACGAGGCGCGGCATTTCCTGCTTCAGGTCCTGCGTGACGGTCGACGGCCCGTGAAGGAGGTTGAAGCCGAAGCTAAAGCCGCCGGCATCAGCGTTTCTGCGGCGCTGCGTCGAGCACGAGAGGACGTCTGCGAGAAGCCGATCCAAGAGGCCGGCAGGTGGCACTGGGAGCTGACCGCGCCGGCGACTGTCGAAGCCGCGGAGACCTTCCCGCGGGCACATGAGCACCCACATGAGCAGGTGCCCCCAACAGGTACAGGGTGCTCATCTGACCCCCAAGGTGCTCACCTGACCCCGTTACAAGGAAAAAATGATAAAGGACGCCGTTGGGGAGAGACCCCTGATGACCCAGATGAGCACCCTTCGTGTGCTGGGCATCAGACCCCGTCGGACGTGCTCGACTTCGGCCAGGAGGCCGCATGAGCCGCGTCCACCTCGACCGCGACGCCTGGACGTTCGCGTTCGTCCCCGAGGGCGACGGCGCACCCGCGGCCTGCCGCGCTCGCAAGCTGCTCAAGTCGGCCCTGCGTGTCCACGGCATGCGGTGCATCGCCTTCGACCTGCCACCGCGTCACCTGCTCCGCTGCCACGCCAACGCGACCGCTGGCCTCGACTCCCGGACCTACGCGACGCCCGATTCCGCCGCTGAGCGCGCGCCTTACGAACGCAAGCCGTCTCGTCCATGCCACGACTCGCCGAACCCAGCAAAGTCGCTCAGCGTGGCCCACAGGCCGAGCAACGGCAAGGCGGCATGATCCGCTTCCGACCCAACCAACCCCGCGGCGACACGTTCGCTGCCGACCTGTACCGTTCCCCACCCACACCACAGACCGCCGATGAGGATGACATCGGCCCACTTCGAGGATGATTCATGGCAAGCCTGCTCAACCGGCCCAACGGCCACCGCTGGATTCAGTTCGTCCACCCGCGAGACCGACGCCGACGGACGCTGCGGCTCGGCAAGGTGTCGACGCGTGAGGCTCAGGCCGTCGTCGGACACGTCGAGTCGCTCGCCGGCGCGATCGCGTTCGGCCGGGAGCCCACTGGGCCCGCCCTGGCATGGCTGGCCGGGCTGAGCTGCGACATGCTCGCCAAGGTCGCCGGCGTCGGGTTGTGCAAGCCGCCTGAAGAAGTCGACGAGGATCGACCAACGACGCTGGCCGAGGTGCTCGACGCGGTCATGGACGCCAAGGCCGACAGCGTCAAGCCGTCGAGCCTCAGGCGACTGCGGCAGGCCCGGAACCGACTCTGCCGGTACTTCGGCGATGACCTCGACCCGGCGACCATCACGCCCGATGCCGCGTCGCGGTGGCGAAAGGTCCTGCGCGACGGTCCGTGGCGACTGCGGCTTCGCCAAAACGCTCTGGCACGATGCCGAGCGGCGGGGATTCGTGCCGGGTGGCATGGGCCTCGATCCGTCGGCTCGCGGCGGACCCTTCGCCCACCTCGACGCTGGCACGACCGCGCGGGACGATGGCCGGTTTCTCACGCCAGGCGAAGCCGCTGCCGTGCTGGACGAGCTTCCCGGCGTGGCGTGGCGGACGTTGTTCGGGCTGGCGTATTGGGCTGGTCTGCGGTGTCCGTCCGAGACGCACGCCCTTACGTGGGCCGACGTCGACTGGCACCGCGGACGGCTCGATGTGCGGTCGCCGAAGACGGAACGCCATCGCGGCCATGAGCGACGGGCCGTGCCGATCGCACCCGAGCTGATGCCGTTGCTGCGTGAGGCCTACGACGCTGCCGAGGAAGGCGCCGAGCGTGTCGTCGACCTGTCGCACAAACACAAGCGCGGCGTCTACGACACGATCGACCGCGCGGCCGAACGGGCCGGGGTTGCGGTATGGCGGCCGTTGTGGCTGACGGTGCGGAGCAGCTGCGAAATGCGATGGCTCGCCGCCGGACATCCGTCGTCTCACGTGGCGAAGTGGATGGGCCACGGCGTGCAAGTGGCCGAGCG
Proteins encoded:
- a CDS encoding AAA family ATPase gives rise to the protein MSKRKRLDSTTDAAVPALQADSELATDAFADIEPEQIDWLWEGKIARGKLTALVSRPGIGKSMLTCDLAARVSSGEVMPDGTPGVLGGAHVLLANAEDGAGDTIRPRLDAAGADVGRVHLLRGVVKPDGTEAFFTFEDAPVLQRALQRHRDEQRDIALIVIDPVGSYLNGKGDSHRDNDVRKDLGPLVKMAQDFNVAVVLVMHTRKAVGRIADDMVLGSRAFTGICRQVWHLSKNKDDPTRRLLLPGKSNIAAVATGMSFGFWGEGQKTCIAWDRDPIHMTADDAASAEVDAANRSGEADEDRRTARDEARHFLLQVLRDGRRPVKEVEAEAKAAGISVSAALRRAREDVCEKPIQEAGRWHWELTAPATVEAAETFPRAHEHPHEQVPPTGTGCSSDPQGAHLTPLQGKNDKGRRWGETPDDPDEHPSCAGHQTPSDVLDFGQEAA
- a CDS encoding sigma factor, with translation MSGLAHYFDRQHFDALLGDLDANRDEVGRMIQRLCEGVAKRYWIGRNPDDEDEAVQSAALRCWHAVQRGKIIEGRNSFAYLTTVAVNAMKRFGGNLSRERPPMLATLSRLHDEVAAVRPGTFRRDQSPAAGKLQRAA
- a CDS encoding helix-turn-helix transcriptional regulator — protein: MDEPMTTSVPLDLDKLKQLRADAGLTMAEAAERARLSGRQAWYAIESGRNADVRVSTLERIAAALGTTARELLIDDEASQEKSNAR
- a CDS encoding tyrosine-type recombinase/integrase; its protein translation is MPRRGGERSCATVRGDCGFAKTLWHDAERRGFVPGGMGLDPSARGGPFAHLDAGTTARDDGRFLTPGEAAAVLDELPGVAWRTLFGLAYWAGLRCPSETHALTWADVDWHRGRLDVRSPKTERHRGHERRAVPIAPELMPLLREAYDAAEEGAERVVDLSHKHKRGVYDTIDRAAERAGVAVWRPLWLTVRSSCEMRWLAAGHPSSHVAKWMGHGVQVAERHYRLLVPDESFAAASTSMPTDVSDTALPGVLRLADPKQKAKQLLSRMEPHRSERPAIEAREGGFVAMRADLQSGGGENRTPVSR
- a CDS encoding helix-turn-helix domain-containing protein yields the protein MPRNPYASNSSPLRAAPAAAVSRPSVDTDESRRVPPIALDQREACRAIGVSDATLRDMIRRGVVPAVQVGRRWLIPIAALTRRLGELAEAEADARRRQATDDNPAAPRGSICLDDPDHDDTESRPPARLVG
- a CDS encoding helix-turn-helix domain-containing protein, giving the protein MTTTRKPEWLGKVGSPIAPLPRLAVNVEEAAGMCGVGRDVIQAALQDGTLRHRRRGRLYIIPVDALREWLNQPGNSPPPRKPSDDEPPTPQDTPASRPLILDTRSMVAFTGIKPSTLRKLVKLRKIPHFYVGRRLLFGFGAIQQWADDMSSKMGHIELDDFEDDDDS